A genomic region of Anopheles coustani chromosome 3, idAnoCousDA_361_x.2, whole genome shotgun sequence contains the following coding sequences:
- the LOC131261412 gene encoding globin, whose product MSGPTSLVGAEEEEQTNYHTPDETGLTKSQKVALIAAWSIVKKDLVTHGRNIFVIFFEEYPQYLDYFDFSASDAAGDLGENRSLHAHALNVMNFIGTLIDYGLNDPDLLKCSLARLVRNHRRRNVTKEDVGAVGGVIMRYCLKALEQHRSKTLEDAFGAFLGTVAAAFE is encoded by the exons ATGTCTGGCCCAACGTCGTTAGTCGGTGCGGAAGAGGAGGAGCAAACCAATTACCACACACCGGACGAGACCGGACTGACGAAGTCGCAGAAGGTCGCCCTGATTGCGGCGTGGAGCATCGTCAAGAAGGACCTGGTAACACACGGGCGTAACATTTTCGTGAT CTTCTTCGAGGAGTACCCACAGTATTTGGATTACTTTGATTTCTCCGCCAGCGATGCGGCCGGTGATCTTGGCGAGAATCGATCCCTCCACGCGCACGCACTGAACGTGATGAACTTTATCGGCACCCTGATCGACTACGGGCTGAACGATCCCGATCTGCTCAAGTGCAGCTTAGCGCGGCTGGTCCGGAACCACCGGAGGCGCAACGTGACCAAGGAGGATGTCGGT gCCGTCGGTGGAGTGATTATGCGCTACTGCTTGAAAGCCCTCGAGCAGCATCGATCGAAGACGCTCGAGGATGCGTTCGGCGCCTTCCTGGGGACGGTGGCGGCCGCGTTCGAGTGA